The genomic window GAACATGATGTGAACTGCATCTCTAGGCATGCTCCCTTCCTCACGTGGGCCTCTGGTGATCATCAGTCATGTGGGGTGGAGTCAGATGATTTCTCTCAAATTCTGcacttttcttcttcccaaaaGCAGTGACAGTAATTTAATACAGAGGTTGTGCAGCATCTTTAAAGCCAAGTAAtatttgccttaaaaaaaagtgtttcagagaggaaaaatagtTTACAAACAGAATAAATTATTCTGTGCAGATCTTGCTTTTCTCCAGTCCTCCCAGTGACCTGACTGAGGGGGAAGGTTCATGTGCTAAATTTCCATGTTTGTTCCTGCTGTTCAGTTCTAGCCATTTTCCTGCTTGTCACTCATGTTTTTAACGGGGCAAACTGGACATTTCACTCATTTTCGTAACCAAtgcagaatgctttgggtttttttttccaggttctTGGGGCATCAGCATTCCGAATGCTGGCTTGGCATGTTCTGATGGGGAACCAGGTCATCTGGAAAGCTCGAGATACGGATCTTGTCCAGTCTGCCTTTGATGTGCTACGGGtagaaacatttatttcttgGCTGCATATTTTTACATGTATTTCTCTACTACTCCAGCCTTTATAATGATCTGCCCCTGATATGTAATCTTGTGAAGAGTGTGTTCTAAATTATGTGGTTTTTGAGAAAAACAACAATTTAAAAGGCCCAAAAAAACATGCACAACCTTTGGGTGGCTTGCTTGTCCTCAGCGACTGCATGGGCTGTCAGGATGAGTAGGTTACTTCAATCCTCCAAATCAGGAGCATCTGCCTAAGCAGTGCTCCAGCTCTTGATCAGCTCTGAAGTCAGGGAGAGAATTGTCCTTCAGATTTACTTCCAGAGTTTCTCTTGACTGGTTTCCTTCCCCCTGCAGACGATGCTTCCCATCGGGTGCGTGCGGATCATCCCCTACAGTGACCAGTATGAGGAGGCCTATCGGTGCAACTTCCTAGGCCTGAGCCCACACGTCCAAATCCCACCCCACATCCTGTCATCTGGTAAGAACCTCTTGCAGAACCTTCTCCTCTCGCTGTCATCTCATGTTAAAGGAcaccagatttttatttttttttaaataagtattGCCTGCATGAAATAAAGCCCATActgcttcattttgttttccctgtgtCTTTGCCTGGTCAGTGACTAAAAGATGTGACACCTCCTCTAGGCACTGACCATAGCAGGGTCTGTTAGATGTGTTTTGGAATCTGCCTTAGCACAGCTCACGTTCTTTTGCACTCTTGTTGCTCCAGAGTTTGCTGTCCTCGTGGAAGTCCGCGCTGCCACCCGCTCCAGCCTCTACCCAACCCTGTTTGATGATGAGCAGTCCCTCAACAAGTATGAGTTCATTGTCACCAGTGGGAGCCCTGTTGCAGCAGATCGAGGTGGGTGATTTGAAAGCAGAAATAACCTCTGTCACTGAGATTAAAAGAGCATCTTGATCTTTAACTGGTTTTCATGTTCTGGCCCTTAAGGAGGTTAGAGTAGAAGCTGGGTCAATATTCAGCTGGGGTTTAGCTGTTTGAGGTGAGGTTCACCACAGATTGTTCAATTATAAAAGATTTGTTCTACCAGATCAGCATTTTGCCTATTAATTTTCATAAATGAGAAATGGATTCTGTAACATGCGTGTAAGAAAAATTGTAGGGAAATTCTGTAGCCTACACTTTCAATCCTGGAATACTTGAGTATTTATTTTGAGTAAGACTAACTTGTAAGGACCACGACATCGCTAATTTTCCATGTTCCACTTGATAGCCAAATATGACTGATAGAGAAATACCCagacttttttatttaattttacctACTTCCTTCCAGCAGTTGAACACGTGCACCTAGGTGTGATTTGAGTAAGGTCCATCAGTCTCACGTTTTCTGTGAAGTCTTAATTTAGATGAATTGGCCTCACTGAGTGTCTCAAAAGACATGGCAGATGACTCATCCTTCCTCTCTGTCCCTGAAGGTAGAGAAGCAAAGCAGAGACTTGTTCTCTACGTAGTGCTCTTCCTATTGCACATGTATGAATACACCAGTCTATTTTCCATCCAATCAGTGCCATGTCCAGAAACTTCTGGACAAAAATAATCAGTGGAAGGTCTTTTCTCCACCACACCATCAAACTTACTAGGGAAAAAGGTCTCCTAGGGACTTCCAAAAAGTGGTCCAGGAATGCCTTGGGTTGGttgctggtttattttttctctaagTATCCTGGAACTGCCCTTAACAAGAGGAACATTAAATCAAGAGTAAGTTGAGGGttcatatttttatatgtatgcACAAAGCATGAAGGCTTTTTCATAACCTTTTGTTTTTAAGGATCTTTTGATAAGGGCACAACAAAAGCTAAGCAGCAGTTAAGAAGTGGGGCTGAAGAAAACAAAGGCCCCTGAACCTGTTTTGATGTCCCAGGGTCCGTCACATGTTGCTTCTTGGATCAGATGGTTTTCTAATGGGATGGTCTTCAGCTCCTCTTCCATGGAAATGAAATCCCAGCAGGCCACTGGGGGATATATTTAAGAAGTAGTAGTAAGGGTGTAAGCAGTAACCTTTGGCTTGTGTGTCCTCTTTCTcaccctttccccctttttctgctcCTGCAGTTGGCCCAACAATCTTGAACAAGATCGAAGCTGCCCTGACCAACCAGAACCTCTCCGTGGATGTTGTGGATCAGTGCCTTGTTTGCCTGAAGGAGGAGTGGATGAAGTAAGTAGAGCTACCTTGCTTTCAGGGGAGCAGCTTTGGCACTGCTCCCAGAACAGTTACAGCAGAGTGCAGGACACACTTCAGTCAGGTGACTTGTGCTGCAGTTCAGCAGTACTTGGATTTACAGGAACAAATTAAGTCAGGAGTTAAGAATTTTCTACTCTAGTCCTAAATCTCTTTTTGGCTTTCAGCAGTTCTTAACCTTTATGCTTCAGTACCCACATCTGTAGGTTACCTGCATGACAACACCTGTCAGCCTCACCTTGGTTAGGAGGATTAAATATGCAAATCCCTCTCTGCCTGTCAGCGTGGCCATACCCCAGCACAGGTAACACCCAAACACATGCCCCGGTTCTGCCTTCAGGCACTGCATTTCAGAGGTGCAGGTAGCTGTAAAGGAAGACCAGTCAGTCATGTGAAATAATTCATGGAATATCACGAGTTTGTGAATTTACCTGAAGGCCAGATGGGCCCTGGATTTGTCTCCCAGGGAAGATTCCCAGTTGTCACTATTAATTGTTCTACTTTTCCGCTAGAATGAAGAAACCAAACTAGAAATATGCCCATTATTACTGCAAATGAGTCATCTCCCTAACTAATCCCCCTCCTTCATCAAAGCATGAGAATAGTTTCCATGAAACACTGGTTGAAGGATTTATTAACATTTAGTTGCAGTAGGTCCCAAGAAAAGCTCCAGTTCCTCCTTGTTCCCTGTTTGATGCGTGTGAGTCCATTTGATAATGACAGGAATCTCTTGTTCCTGCAGTAAAGTGAAAGTCCTCTTTAAATTCACTAAAGTGGACAGCAGACCCAAGGAGGATACCCAAAAACTGCTGAGCATtctgggagctgcagaggaggacAATGTCAAGCTTCTCAAGTTCTGGATGACCGGCCTGAGCAAGACGTACAAGTCCCACCTGATGTCAACAGTTCGCAGCCCAACGTCCTCAGAGTCCCGGAATTAAAGGGTGCCCAACCTCCCCTGCTGCCTTCAGAGAAGAGCAGGGAACCCTGGTTACCTCTGCTGAGCCTGCAGCATGTGCTTTAGGTGGATAGTGAGGCTTCATCACTATTCTCCTGGTCCTCAAACCAACTTGAAGAGTGACTTGAGTCTTTTCTACTTGCTGTGAGACTGGACCAATAAGCGCTAATCCACAGTGCTTCTGTCTCTCCTGGAACTCAGCTCTCAATCTAGATGTGCACACTCGTGACTAAAACACAGCAATGCTCAAAGAACCagctaaattaattaaaatcccATCCTGTCCTCATTAAGCATCATGGTGTGGCAGCAGGCCTCACCTTTGGATTCCTTGGCAGGCCTGTGACAACATCCAGAACTCCTGGGAGTGCATATGGTTAATCTCACTGAAATCCCTCATAAATCTTCTAAATGCCTGAGAGAACAAGAACCAAAAATAAGAGACACGTCACAGGGTATGGATCACATGTAAATTATTTCAAACGACTTTGTGCTCAGATTTAAGAGACTATTTTCTGCTGTAGCATAAGTCAGGATATCCCACGGGAGTCCTGTCACtcctctttatttatttatatcttAACTTGAGACGGTTTTAGCATTTGCTTTGGAAATCTTGTCTGGGAGGGTGAATTGTAAAATAAGAAGTCTCAAAATGCAGCCTGCTTGCCTCTCAGAGGGGAAAACACTCGCCTTGTTTTGCCTGTGGTTGCAGAACTTCCAGGTAATTAAGATAACCTCGCCAGGATAAGGTTCTCTTCTGTCTTTTTTAGCTTCCTAATTAAGTTAAACAGAAGAGATTCAACCTGTAGGTGCTCCCTTATATAACTCTATAGTAGCCATTTTTGCTTAATAGTTGATGAAAACCTTGGTGCATTTTTTAATTACCTAACCAGATATTCCTTATCTGTACTGTAAGGAATCACTGTTTCTGTTGTGAAGTCTGGGATTTAtgtctttttgttgtttttctggaTCATTATTGGGAACACTTGACATTACCACAGATATTTTGAACAAGCTAAAGGCAGGTTTTACCCAGGTGACCTTCTACACTCACTCAAGCTCAGAGAGGATGTTCCAGCTTGTCACAAGTTCTGttcttatatataaaatatgcagGTTGATTTTTGTCTGGAACATCTGTAAAATGGAGACAGGCATTAAATCTCATAAGAGCTATTTTTGTAAAATGAACAAAGCCtggttttgtgttcattttcagtgtgtgtgtgtgtgtgttggtggGGGGGGGAAGCAGCAATTGATCCACAAAATTCCTGCATCCATAACCAAAATCTAATGTAGAGGATTTAATATAGGTCTTTTCTGCTTATCTTTGTATTAGTTTCTTGTAGACTGACCTAGTactctttattttaaaactattcTGGTCCAGTCCAGAGCTGCGTAACAGAGCAGGTGAGTTTGGCATCGTTTGGCATTGAGACCTTTTTGATTGCTGAActggttttgtcttttaaaaaattcagctcTCCCAAGCAATCCAACATCAAAACCTACTCCAGTGGTTCGTTCCAAAACAACAAAAGGTTGGTTGGTCACAAGATCGAGCCcgaggctgctgcttctcccttgcTCTTGGTGAGTCATGCACGATGTTGATCCCTCTCCATCCTGACCTGAATCAAGGCTGTCATGGACAACCAGACTCAGTTTTGAGCCAGGGCAAGGAAACCACTAACTTAACACTTACAAAATGCCCACAGGAAAGAAGGGGGAGAGCTGCCAAGTCAGTGAAGCTACACCCCAGCTGTGCTTGCCTGCCAAAACACATCTATATGTGGGATTACCAAATGATTGCCTGGGCAGGTTCCTGCAGCTCGCAGGTGAGGCCGCGGGTGCTCCCTTTGCCATCAACAAGAGCTGGAATGTGCACAACTTAATTAACAAAAGCATCATGTCTGCAGACATCTTTCAccaccctccttccctccaaatGATACGCCTTAGAGACAAACTGATTGATGCTGGATAAATCTTTATTCCAGTGTGATTTCTGCCTGGCTGAGCAGCGTGTACCTGGGAGCGAGGTGGGAGCGGTgagtgctgcagctgctgggtgaTGGACCCAGTGCTGGGCGACTGCTGGCTGCAGTTACAGACAAAGCCTTTTTGTACTGCTTCTGCCACCCCTGTCTCCTCAGCCAGGCAGGGTCCAGCAGGTGATTGTCCCCCTCTATTCTGCCCTCATGAGActccacctgcagagctgcctccagctctggggccaaCAACATCacaaggatgtggagctgctggagcgagtcctgaggaggccacaaagatgctccaagggatggagctcctctgctctggagagaggctgggagagctgggggtgctcacctagagaagagaaggctccagggagacctaagagccccttccagggcctaaaaggggtccaggagagctggagagggacttgggacaagggcctggagtgacaggacacggaatggcttcccactgccagagagcagggatgaacgggatattgggaaggaattccaccctgagggtgctgaggccctggcacaggttgcccagagaagctgtggctgcccctggatccctggcagtggccaaggccaggcCGGATGGGGCTTGGaccaccctgggatagtgggaggtgtccctgcccctggcagggggttggaacagtATGACCTTTGCGATCCCTTCGAACCCGAGCCATTCTCGGATTAAAGGATGCGTTGTGTGTCTGCAGCATCCACGGTCAGTGTGTGGTGAAGGATTCGGTGTCAGGGTTTCGGTACCTGGGAAGGGGTCGGCGTTcggggaagggaaggcagggTCGGTGCCGGGATTTcggagcccggcccagccccttGTGGCGGCCACTCCTCCCCACAGGCCGCTCCCGCCTGTGCCGCGgctgcgcgggccgggccgggcgggccatgggggctgtggggggtgcGCGGGGCGcggcgctggcggcggcggcggcggtgacCGCGGTGGCGCTGGCGGTGGCGGCCTggcggcgggcccggcccgtgCGGGAGGTGCTGTTCTTCCCTTCGCGGCCCTGCTGCATCGAGGCGCTGCTGGCCGAGGCGGCCGAGCCCGGGGCGcccgcccggccctgcccgtgccCGCTGCCGAGCGGCGACACCGCCCTGAGCCGCCTCGTGCGCCGCCTCCTCTCCGCCCGCCGCTCGCTCGACCTCTgcctcttctccttctcctgcccGCAGCTCGCCCGCGCCGTGCAGCTGCTGCACCGCCGCGGGGTCCGCGTCCGCCTGGTCACGGACGCGCAGTACATGGGGCTGCACGGCTCCCAGATCGGCCGCCTGCGCCACGCGGGTGAGCGCGGTGCAGCCGGGCAGCGATCGCGGCACGGGGATGGAGCCCGGCACCCGGGGTGGCCGGGGCCCGCTGCGGGGCTCGGTGACCCCTGAGAAGGTGTCTGTCTCTGCAGGGATCCAGGTGCGCCACGACCAGCACAGCGGGTACATGCACCACAAGTTCGCCATCGTGGACCGGAGGATGCTCATCACAGGCTCCCTCAACTGGACCACGCAGGCCATCCAGAGCAACCGGGAGAATGTGCTGGTCGTGGAGGACGCCGAGTATGTCAAGGCTTTTCAGGATGAGTTTGAAAGGATTTGGGAAGAGTACAATCCCACCAATTACAGTTTTTTTCTCAAAGGCAATAAATGACTGAGCTGCCTCACAGGGCTAGTGGAGCATGGTAACACCCACAGATTTTATTACATATAGACATCATTGTTTTGTCCATCTAggtgtaactttggtaaacatcTCCAGAGAAGTGTTTTCTGCCCTAAAATGCCACAGATCCCTTGTTGTGGGTCATTCCTGTGCTAGAGGGAATGACACACTGGTTGTGAGGGTAACAGGCACAGAGCTGCATTCACAGGCATTAAAACTTTGGGCAGGCTCATTGCTGAGTCCTGGTGCAGACCAGGTGTGTTCACACAGTGCTGGGCACGTGTTTCAGTGGTAAAAGGAACGTTTTCCAGCGTGGGATATGGAATAGAATTGTAGCCAATTCCAAATGGAATTGTAGCCCAAGGGCTCCTCTACACCAGTAACTAAAACAGAGATAAAAGGGCTACAGCAGTGACGAGTTTCTATAGATTAAGTGCCTCAGTTACATTCCTTGTTGGCATTAATTGTTGAAAGTTTGTAAAAGGAAATTTGTGGGAAATAGCaaaaattttaaagttttgaTTGTGCGTATTTCCTTTGGTTAAAGGCTACCAGAGCTCCAGTGTAAAAGCATGAGCACAGATAGTAATGACAGCTTCTCTTCCAGCAAGGAAGTGTAGGGAAGTCTGGAAGGAAATGAGAGAAACGGGTCTTTGGGATGTTTGTCTGGAGAGCAGACATGGCTGGAGTTGGGTCACCCACTTCAGGAGAGGTCTGGAAACCGTGGTTCTTTCAGGTGCTGGGATGCCATGCCATGGTCTGTGCAgcaccaggctggggacagcgaggggagGGAGGTGGCATCTCCATCCCTGCAACTCAGGGTGGAACAAAGATGATGTAAACCTGAGTATTTCAAACTCTAAATAGTGTCTGTATAATAATTGTTTTTTACTAAATAGAAAGTGCCTTAATAGTTCTCCAATTGATATTCTGTTACCAGTTTTGTTACCAGTAGTGCTGCGATTGGCACTGttaaataaagcattttcaCAGAAAACATCACCATCCTCATCTGACTTCTGTATTCCAATTCCTATAGATCCTTACTGCGATATTTATGATACATGGACACCCCCAGATTTTAGATTTGTTCGGTTCTGAGAAAGGTTGCATGggggaaagaaaattatattgcCTCTATGGAAGCACCTGGGGAAGGTCATTCTCCAGTAAATCCCATTCAGCAGCACTAGATTTAAACtacttaaaatatattattgCTGTCAAAATGCTGCCTGTTGCATGTCCTTTGTGAAGTGAGACTAAAGGCAAACATCTCCCTTTTCAGGCTCTGACCTCTGCCctgttcttccttctttttagaAGTAAACCTGTCACACACGGCATGCAAAGGGTGGTGCAAAAATAGTTTATTACCATATAGTTAATGTAAAGTTAGGTAATTATATTTACAAAGTAAAAATGATCAGCTACATCCAGGGGAGCCTAGCATGTCACACAAGGTTCGTAAGGAATAAATACAGTGAGAAAAAGTGACATTTCTATTACAGCGAGCAGTTGATCAGGAACGGTGGCTCTTAAAAAAGCACTGGAATAAACTGGGagtggaagggagaagggaaggagacagGAACTCACACACATGGAGAAACAGGAGCCTCCCACGCCCTTCCCctttgcagggggaaaaaactgATGTGTGAGAGACCCGAGGCTGCAGCACCCCAGCGCTGCCCGGGTCCTGCTGGCCCCGCTCcgatgctgctggagctgaggacTGGCTGCTGTCTCACATCATCACAGAAACGACTCTGGGAAATGACTCCTTCACCCTCAGTGCTCACAGTCCCCCATGGTTGTTCCCAGACACACGTGGCAGAGCACAGTGCCCAGATTTGACCCAGAACGAGTCCCCATCATTGGTCAGTCGGGTGAAGCTCTGCTCAGAGAGAGCCAAGGCCAAGCTGTTCTGAGGGCACTGGAGGAAGACTGACCATTAATAAAACCTGAACAGCCACATCAGACACCACCCACAGCCTCGACgagcttccttccctccccctaaAGCAAACCTCCATCCTTCCAAATGATTCTTTAAACTCTCAAGTCATCCCAAACTCCAGGGGGGTGGTCACAGGCCAAGCCAGAGCGTTCCTGCTTTCTACTTACCACAGTCTCTAGTATTTTACATGCTTTGCTATCTCTAGGTGAGAACAGTGAGTGTTCTTGTCCTGCACACAGGGTGAAGAAAGCatgaagaaaataatgctaattGCACCCATTATTTATGAGTTCAGGGCCAGCTGGGTTAGTTCAATTGGTACCAACTTGTCAGGTTTCTCTAGTAAATCCCACACCCTGTTCCCTCAGCAGCCTCACACTGAGGTTGTTCCCAGCCTGGTgctccctgtgcctgcagcagtgCCTTGGAGCTCCTTGTTGTAGTTAACACTGCGTTTGAAGTTACACAGTGAGTTACAGCTCATGGCCACGCTGCTGTGGGAGGGGTGTCTGTGCCGTGGGGGCTGTGGCTCCCTTGGGCAGCCCAAGAGCATCCCAAATGTGCCTCCCAAATCTGGGGGCTCGCTGTGCTCACTACGACAGCCCCAGGTGGCTGTGCAAAGAGAGCTGTGGCTCAGCAGGGAGCTGTTGCTGCTCTCTCTAACAACAGGTCACAGTTTGCACATGCACAGCGTTGATGCCACTATCAAACACAAGATTATTGAGTCCtctgactggaaaaaaataccCCCAATTCATAGCAAAGTCGGTTACAGTGGTCAAACAGACTGTACGCAATCTTTGGACAGGTACCTTCAAAGCTAAAGGCATAGATCAGCAGAAAAGGTTTGAAAAGGTATTTGTAACAGTcctcaaaccccaaaaaagcatCAGGGCAGGTGGGGTGGGTTGGACACATCACACTCATTGCTCCTCTCCCAACCCACACGTGGGGGGGGCCTCTGTGCTACAATGAGACTTAAAAATCAAGCCCACAACTCAGTCACAAAAGAGAACCCTCTGCAAACTGCTGAGGAATAAATATTTACACTGCGTGCTTGGAATACTATACaggttttaaattacttttgtttttttaaaaaaaggaataagaaaGCTTTTTTACCTAAAAAACCGGAAAAAATTACAGAGCAAAGGCAAACCACAGCGAGTGTGTGTGCTTGAGTGTCCACAACAAACTGAGTATACAAACCAGGACAAAAATGCAAAGGTCTTGTGGAAGTGCCATCAAATAGAGTTGGTACCAAAGTGACATATTTTGCAGTGTGAGCACTTTTTCTGCAGCCCAGTTCTCtggtaccaaaaaaaaaaaaagggaattttctgGTTTGCAAGTCAGCATCAATTCTAAGCAATTGTATTTTTGAAGCAAATGAAcacaatttgcttttttttttaatatgtgggCAAAGAAAAGGTGACATTTAAAGAAGGATTCAGTCTGGCTCAGGGGAGATGGTGCAAATGGGAGGAAAATTTTACTCAGGAAAAATAAGATTACTTGGAGCCGACGAGAAGACACCTGTGCCTTTGCAGCACTTGAGTTTTCCTAAACCTCCCTTTTTGGTGCTATCAATAGTGTGGAGTGATGCAGAAGGGAGCAGCTTGCCCACACACTTTCTAATTTAAATAGCCACTGATTAATCCCAAAAGGTGGATGAAGCCTGGAGCAGGAAGAAGCAGGAGGATAACTAAGGACCACTGCTATGAGTAAAAGGACTTTTCCCTTTATTCTCAAGCACTGTGCTCTGCAGGAATATTTCAGTTTGGGGCTGTTTATTGGTGTTGCAGATTCTTTCTCTTTACTATGAAGGCAGGTAAAGTGCTGCCTTCTTGCCTTGGAGAGATGCTCAGAGTCACCACAGTGAGCCCAGATCCCTCGGCAGTGGTTCAAGAACATTTGGCTGCATAAGGcaccttccctcctcctcttcctcttggtGACCCCCAGAACCCAGAGCTCCCACCCTAAAGACACCCCAAACATCCTTCCCACACACTGCCACAGAGGATGCAGCTGATCCCAACAATGTCAAGGCCACTGCTCAGCCCTGTCTGTACAGAAGACCAAGATCCTCCATTCATTTTTCCAGAGGAGCCCAACTTCCCCATGGAAAATGTCTGCTCCTACAAGCTAGAGCATATGAACAGGATTTGCTGGGGAATCTAAGAAAGGTCAAGGTCCACATGGCAAGAAGGAGACCAGAACGTTCTGCTTGGTTGGCTAAAAAGAACAAAGTGCCATCACAAGTCtaaagagaagaggaggaggagggtgttCTAGAGGCAGTGACATCTTGCAAGGGAAGTGCAATGACAATAAGGCCCACGGGCCATCTGAAATCCATGCTGCCTCCCATGGCCTCTGCCAGGGGATCAGAGCTCACCACAGATCTGGAGCAGCCAGGGATGAACTGGTCGGAGAAGTGATCCAGGCGGGTCATGGCAGGAAGGTTCCCAGGTTCTCCAGTGCCTAGATTATGGAAGTGCTGTGGTGAGCTTGGATACAGTGACTGGCTGCACACCCACACATCTGAGGGCATGTGCTGCTGACGAGGGAAAGGCTTTGTATCCAACAGGCTGAGCCTCTTTCCTACCCTGCTCCCATCTCCAGGACTTCCATGCACACCAAGGCACGCAGAGCTTTCCAGCAGGAACAGGTGCTCTGCCCCCTGCAAGGTGCTGGCATCCTGGCTGGGGACAAGCGGGGCTCCTCTGGGCAGGACCGGCTGCCAAGTGCTGCCATGAGTGCCCCAGGAGGTGCCAAGCCGGACACTTGGCCACGGCAAGGCCACACAAGCTGGACGAGCTGATTCACACTGTGGTTCAATGACACCGTGTCCTGCTGAGGGTCTGGTGGCTGgaacagagatgctgctcccagGAGGATGAAGGTTACTCTGCCAGCTGCCATAGTCCAGCCTGGTATGACTGGGGGTGGCTTCACCAGCCCCACGGGGCTCTgagagctgtggctgtggcacCCACCTGAcccaaaaccagcagggaaGTACTGGGGGCTGCTGGCCTCAACCTCAGCTGAGTGCCCGAAGGAAGAGGAAGCTCTGCTCCACGTGAAGGCCACGGTATCTTCCACATCCCAGCCTGAAGCCATGTGGTCACTCAGCACCTAACCAGACTGGGAAGCCAATGTGCCGGAGTCTCCTTCAGCCCTGGTGACTGAAGAGGCAGGACTTGGGATC from Aphelocoma coerulescens isolate FSJ_1873_10779 chromosome 14, UR_Acoe_1.0, whole genome shotgun sequence includes these protein-coding regions:
- the PLD6 gene encoding mitochondrial cardiolipin hydrolase, with product MGAVGGARGAALAAAAAVTAVALAVAAWRRARPVREVLFFPSRPCCIEALLAEAAEPGAPARPCPCPLPSGDTALSRLVRRLLSARRSLDLCLFSFSCPQLARAVQLLHRRGVRVRLVTDAQYMGLHGSQIGRLRHAGIQVRHDQHSGYMHHKFAIVDRRMLITGSLNWTTQAIQSNRENVLVVEDAEYVKAFQDEFERIWEEYNPTNYSFFLKGNK